A part of Paraburkholderia largidicola genomic DNA contains:
- a CDS encoding SDR family NAD(P)-dependent oxidoreductase yields the protein MNQIDLEGRVVVVTGGARGIGYAVAQRALRSGAAVALWDVDSERLERSAKELSELGKVAAVTVDQTKEAEIDAAVSKTLAAHGAIDVLINCAGITGGNGTTWELEPDMWRRVIDVNLIGPYLACRAVVPQMLKQGYGRIVNIASVAGKEGNPNASHYSASKAGLIGLTKSLGKELATKNILVNAVTPAAAKTEIFDSMKQEHIDYMLSKIPMNRFLLPDEAASLILWLASEDCAFSTGAVFDLSGGRATY from the coding sequence ATGAATCAGATCGATCTGGAGGGCCGTGTCGTCGTCGTTACAGGCGGCGCGCGGGGAATCGGCTACGCGGTCGCGCAGCGCGCGCTGCGCTCGGGCGCGGCCGTGGCGCTCTGGGACGTCGACAGCGAGCGGCTCGAGCGCAGTGCGAAAGAGCTCAGCGAACTCGGCAAGGTCGCAGCCGTCACCGTCGATCAAACCAAAGAAGCCGAGATCGACGCCGCCGTCAGCAAGACACTCGCCGCCCACGGCGCGATCGACGTGCTGATCAACTGCGCCGGCATCACAGGCGGCAACGGCACGACATGGGAACTCGAACCGGACATGTGGCGCCGCGTCATCGATGTGAATCTGATCGGCCCATATCTCGCATGCCGCGCAGTCGTGCCGCAGATGCTGAAGCAGGGCTACGGGCGCATCGTCAATATTGCTTCCGTGGCGGGCAAGGAAGGCAATCCGAACGCATCGCACTACAGCGCCTCGAAAGCCGGACTGATCGGCCTGACCAAATCGCTCGGCAAGGAACTCGCGACGAAGAACATCCTCGTCAATGCCGTCACGCCCGCTGCCGCGAAAACCGAAATCTTCGATTCGATGAAGCAGGAGCACATCGACTACATGCTGTCGAAGATTCCGATGAACCGCTTCCTGCTGCCGGACGAAGCGGCATCGCTGATCCTGTGGCTCGCGTCGGAAGACTGCGCGTTCAGCACGGGCGCCGTGTTCGATCTGTCGGGCGGCCGCGCGACGTATTAG